The proteins below are encoded in one region of Pseudomonas putida NBRC 14164:
- the tsf gene encoding translation elongation factor Ts — MAAITAALVKELRERTGEGMMDCKKALEKAGGDIEKAIDDMRASGAIKAAKKAGNVAAEGAIAVKTDGKSAVLLEVNSQTDFLALQDDFKNFVAESLEEAFAQKLTDAAPLIASREAAREALVAKCGENVNIRRLVRVEGDVVGAYLHGNKIGAAVVLKGGDVELAKNIAMHVAASNPEFLDSSEISAEAIEREKNVFLQLNADKIAGKPENIVENMINGRITKFKAEASLKEQAFVMNPEVKVGELAKKAGAEIVSFTYFKVGEGIEKPVDDFAAEVAAQVAAAKQ; from the coding sequence ATGGCAGCAATTACTGCAGCGCTGGTAAAAGAACTGCGCGAGCGTACTGGCGAAGGCATGATGGATTGCAAGAAAGCCCTGGAAAAGGCTGGCGGCGACATCGAAAAAGCCATTGACGACATGCGTGCCTCGGGCGCCATCAAGGCCGCCAAAAAGGCTGGCAACGTCGCTGCTGAAGGCGCTATCGCGGTCAAGACCGACGGTAAATCCGCCGTTCTGCTGGAAGTGAACTCGCAGACCGACTTCCTGGCCCTGCAAGACGACTTCAAGAACTTCGTTGCCGAAAGCCTTGAAGAAGCCTTCGCCCAGAAGCTGACCGACGCTGCTCCGCTGATCGCATCGCGTGAAGCTGCTCGTGAAGCCCTGGTTGCCAAGTGTGGCGAAAACGTCAACATTCGTCGCCTGGTGCGCGTTGAGGGTGACGTTGTTGGTGCCTACCTGCACGGCAACAAGATCGGCGCTGCCGTCGTTCTGAAAGGCGGTGACGTCGAGCTGGCCAAGAACATTGCCATGCACGTTGCAGCGTCGAACCCTGAGTTCCTGGATTCGTCGGAAATCTCCGCCGAGGCCATCGAGCGCGAGAAGAATGTCTTCCTGCAGCTGAACGCCGACAAGATCGCCGGCAAGCCGGAAAACATCGTAGAGAACATGATCAACGGCCGTATCACCAAGTTCAAGGCCGAAGCTTCGCTGAAAGAGCAGGCTTTCGTCATGAACCCGGAAGTCAAGGTTGGCGAGCTGGCCAAGAAAGCCGGCGCTGAAATCGTTTCGTTCACCTACTTCAAAGTCGGTGAAGGCATCGAGAAGCCAGTCGACGACTTCGCTGCTGAAGTTGCTGCTCAGGTAGCTGCTGCCAAGCAGTAA
- the rpsB gene encoding 30S ribosomal protein S2, whose translation MSQVNMRDMLKAGVHFGHQTRYWNPKMGKYIFGARNKIHIINLEKTLPMFNEALAFVERLAQGKNKIMFVGTKRSAGKIVAEQAARAGSPYVDHRWLGGMLTNYKTIRASIKRLRDLETQAEDGTFAKLTKKEALMRSRDLEKLDRSLGGIKDMGGLPDALFVIDVDHERIAITEANKLGIPVIGVVDTNSSPEGVDYIIPGNDDAIRAIELYMTSMADAIIRGRNNVAGGTEVYVEEAAAPAAE comes from the coding sequence ATGTCCCAAGTCAACATGCGCGATATGCTGAAGGCCGGTGTGCACTTCGGCCACCAGACCCGTTACTGGAACCCGAAAATGGGCAAGTACATTTTCGGCGCGCGTAACAAGATCCACATCATCAACCTGGAAAAAACCCTGCCAATGTTCAACGAAGCTCTGGCTTTCGTAGAGCGTCTGGCTCAGGGCAAGAACAAGATCATGTTCGTCGGCACCAAGCGTTCCGCCGGCAAGATCGTCGCCGAGCAAGCTGCTCGTGCCGGTTCGCCATACGTTGACCACCGCTGGTTGGGCGGCATGCTGACCAACTACAAAACCATCCGTGCTTCGATCAAGCGTCTGCGCGACCTGGAAACCCAGGCCGAAGATGGCACCTTCGCCAAGCTGACCAAGAAAGAAGCCCTGATGCGTTCGCGCGATCTGGAAAAGCTGGACCGCAGCCTGGGTGGTATCAAGGACATGGGCGGTCTGCCTGATGCCCTGTTCGTGATCGACGTTGATCACGAGCGCATTGCTATCACCGAAGCTAACAAGCTGGGCATCCCGGTTATCGGCGTTGTCGATACCAACAGCAGCCCGGAAGGTGTTGACTACATCATCCCAGGCAACGACGACGCCATCCGCGCCATCGAGCTGTACATGACTTCGATGGCCGACGCCATCATCCGCGGCCGCAACAACGTTGCTGGCGGCACCGAAGTCTATGTTGAAGAAGCGGCTGCACCTGCTGCTGAGTAA
- the map gene encoding type I methionyl aminopeptidase has product MTVNIKTAEDIEKMRVAGRLAAEVLEMIEEHVKPGVTTEELDRLCHDYIVNVQQAIPAPLNYKGYPKSICTSINHVVCHGIPNDKPLKDGDTLNIDVTVIKDGYHGDTSRMFHVGTVPVWAERLSRVTQECMYKAIELVKPGCRLGDIGEVIQKHAEKNGFSVVREFCGHGIGKVFHEEPQILHYGRAGTGMELKEGMTFTIEPMINQGKADTKVLGDGWTAITKDRKLSAQWEHTLVVTATGYEIFTLRKDDTIPRTSA; this is encoded by the coding sequence ATGACCGTCAACATCAAGACCGCAGAAGACATCGAGAAGATGCGCGTCGCCGGCCGCCTGGCCGCCGAGGTGCTGGAAATGATCGAGGAGCACGTCAAGCCCGGTGTTACCACCGAAGAGCTCGACCGCCTGTGCCACGACTATATCGTCAACGTCCAGCAGGCCATCCCGGCGCCCCTCAACTACAAGGGCTACCCGAAGTCGATCTGCACCTCGATCAACCATGTGGTCTGCCACGGCATCCCCAACGACAAGCCGCTCAAGGACGGTGACACGCTGAACATCGACGTCACCGTGATCAAGGACGGCTACCACGGCGATACCAGCCGCATGTTCCACGTCGGTACCGTGCCGGTGTGGGCCGAGCGCCTGTCCAGGGTTACCCAGGAGTGCATGTACAAGGCCATCGAGCTGGTCAAGCCGGGCTGCCGCCTGGGCGATATCGGCGAAGTGATCCAGAAGCACGCTGAAAAGAACGGCTTCTCGGTGGTGCGCGAGTTCTGCGGCCACGGCATCGGCAAGGTGTTCCACGAAGAGCCGCAGATCCTGCACTACGGCCGCGCCGGCACCGGCATGGAACTGAAAGAAGGCATGACCTTCACCATCGAACCGATGATCAACCAGGGCAAGGCCGACACCAAGGTGCTGGGCGACGGCTGGACCGCCATCACCAAGGACCGCAAGCTCTCGGCTCAGTGGGAACACACCCTGGTGGTGACTGCGACCGGCTACGAGATCTTCACCCTGCGCAAGGACGACACCATCCCGCGCACCTCGGCCTGA
- a CDS encoding [protein-PII] uridylyltransferase: MPQVDPELFDRGQFQAELALKASPIAAFKKAIRQAGEVLDKRFRSGGEIRPLIEARAWLVDNILQQAWNQFDWGDHSGIALVAVGGYGRGELHPHSDIDLLILLGAAEHEQYRNAIERFLTLLWDIGLEVGQSVRTVDECAEQARADLTVITNLMESRTIAGPEALRQRMLEVTSTAHMWPSKDFFLAKRAELKARHHKYNDTEYNLEPNVKGSPGGLRDIQTVLWVARRQYGTLNLHALAGEGFLLESENELLASSQDFLWKVRYALHMLAGRAEDRLLFDHQRSLAALLGYSDENPKRAIEQFMQQYYRVVMSISQLCDLIIQHFEEVILADEDSGTTQPLNARFRLHDGYIEATNPNVFKRTPFAMLEIFVLMAQHPEIKGVRADTVRLLREHRHLIDDTFRTDIRNTSLFIELFKCEIGIHRNLRRMNRYGILGRYLPEFGLIVGQMQHDLFHIYTVDAHTLNLIKHLRKLQYTPVSEKFPLASKLMGRLPKPELIYLAGLYHDIGKGRQGDHSELGAVDAQKFCERHQLPAWDSRLIVWLVLNHLVMSTTAQRKDLSDPQVINDFALHVGDETRLDYLYVLTVADINATNPSLWNSWRASLLRQLYSETKRALRRGLENPLDREEQIRQTQSAALDILVREGTDPDDVEQLWSQLGDDYFLKHNAGDVAWHTDAILQQPADGGPLVLIKETTQREFEGGTQIFIYAPDQHDFFAVTVAAMSQLNLNIHDARIITSSSQFTLDTYIVLDNDGGSIGDNPQRVKQIRDGLTEALRNPEDYPTIIQRRVPRQLKHFNFPPQVTILNDAQRPVTILEITAPDRPGLLARLGRIFLEFDLSLQNAKIATLGERVEDVFFITDADNQPLSDPQLCSRLQEAIVQQLQAGQASDASPTRVTF, translated from the coding sequence ATGCCCCAGGTGGACCCCGAGCTGTTCGATCGCGGCCAGTTCCAGGCGGAACTGGCCCTCAAGGCGAGCCCCATCGCCGCCTTCAAGAAAGCCATCCGCCAGGCCGGCGAGGTGCTCGACAAGCGTTTCCGCAGTGGCGGCGAAATCCGCCCGCTGATCGAAGCCCGCGCCTGGCTCGTCGACAATATCCTGCAACAGGCCTGGAACCAGTTCGACTGGGGCGACCACAGCGGTATCGCCCTGGTCGCAGTGGGTGGCTACGGGCGTGGTGAGCTGCACCCGCATTCCGACATCGACCTGCTCATTTTACTGGGCGCCGCCGAGCACGAGCAGTACCGCAACGCCATTGAGCGTTTTCTCACCCTGCTGTGGGACATCGGCCTGGAAGTGGGCCAGAGCGTGCGCACCGTCGACGAGTGCGCCGAACAGGCCCGCGCCGACCTGACGGTGATTACCAACCTGATGGAAAGCCGCACCATTGCCGGGCCCGAAGCCCTGCGCCAGCGCATGCTGGAGGTGACCAGCACCGCGCACATGTGGCCGAGCAAAGACTTCTTCCTGGCCAAACGCGCCGAACTCAAGGCCCGTCACCACAAGTACAACGACACCGAGTACAACCTCGAACCCAACGTCAAGGGCTCGCCCGGTGGCCTGCGTGACATCCAGACAGTGCTGTGGGTGGCCCGCCGTCAGTACGGCACCCTGAACCTGCACGCATTGGCCGGCGAAGGTTTCTTGCTGGAAAGCGAGAACGAGCTGCTGGCTTCGTCCCAGGATTTTCTGTGGAAGGTGCGCTACGCCCTGCACATGCTGGCCGGTCGCGCCGAGGACCGCCTGCTGTTCGACCACCAGCGCAGCCTCGCCGCACTGCTGGGCTACAGCGACGAGAACCCCAAGCGGGCAATCGAGCAGTTCATGCAGCAGTACTACCGGGTGGTGATGAGCATCAGCCAGTTGTGCGACCTGATCATTCAACACTTCGAAGAGGTCATCCTCGCCGACGAAGACAGCGGCACCACCCAGCCGCTGAATGCACGCTTTCGCCTGCATGACGGCTATATCGAGGCTACCAACCCGAACGTGTTCAAGCGCACACCGTTCGCCATGCTGGAAATCTTCGTGCTGATGGCCCAGCACCCCGAAATCAAGGGTGTGCGTGCCGATACGGTGCGCCTGCTGCGTGAGCACCGCCACCTGATCGACGACACCTTCCGCACCGATATCCGCAACACCAGCCTGTTCATCGAGCTGTTCAAGTGCGAAATCGGCATCCACCGCAACCTGCGGCGGATGAACCGCTACGGCATCCTTGGCCGCTACCTGCCGGAGTTCGGCCTGATAGTCGGGCAGATGCAGCACGACCTGTTCCACATCTATACGGTCGATGCGCACACGCTCAACCTCATCAAGCACCTGCGCAAGCTGCAGTACACGCCGGTGTCCGAGAAATTCCCGCTGGCAAGCAAGCTGATGGGGCGCCTGCCCAAGCCCGAGCTGATCTACCTGGCCGGCCTCTACCACGACATCGGCAAAGGTCGCCAGGGCGACCATTCGGAGCTGGGCGCGGTGGATGCGCAGAAGTTCTGCGAGCGCCACCAGTTGCCGGCCTGGGACAGTCGGCTGATCGTCTGGCTGGTGCTTAACCACCTGGTGATGTCGACCACCGCCCAGCGCAAGGACTTGTCCGACCCGCAGGTGATCAACGACTTTGCCCTGCACGTGGGCGACGAGACGCGCCTGGACTACCTGTACGTGCTGACCGTGGCCGATATCAACGCCACCAACCCCAGCCTGTGGAATTCGTGGCGGGCCAGCCTGCTGCGCCAGCTCTACAGCGAGACCAAGCGCGCCCTGCGCCGCGGCCTGGAAAACCCGCTGGACCGCGAAGAACAGATTCGCCAGACCCAGTCTGCAGCCTTGGACATCCTTGTACGCGAGGGCACCGACCCGGACGATGTCGAGCAACTGTGGTCGCAGCTGGGCGATGACTACTTTCTCAAGCACAACGCCGGCGATGTGGCCTGGCACACGGACGCGATCCTGCAGCAACCGGCCGATGGCGGGCCGCTGGTGCTGATCAAGGAAACCACCCAGCGCGAGTTCGAAGGCGGCACGCAGATCTTCATCTACGCCCCTGACCAGCACGATTTCTTCGCCGTGACGGTGGCGGCCATGTCGCAGCTGAACCTGAACATCCACGATGCACGCATCATCACGTCGAGCAGCCAGTTCACCCTCGACACCTACATTGTGCTGGACAACGACGGCGGGTCTATCGGCGACAACCCGCAGCGGGTCAAGCAGATTCGCGACGGCCTGACCGAAGCGCTGCGCAACCCCGAGGACTACCCGACCATCATCCAGCGCCGGGTACCGCGCCAGCTCAAACACTTCAACTTCCCGCCGCAGGTGACCATCCTCAACGATGCCCAGCGGCCGGTGACCATCCTCGAAATCACCGCACCAGACCGCCCAGGCCTGCTGGCCCGGCTGGGGCGGATCTTCCTGGAGTTCGACCTGTCGCTGCAGAACGCCAAGATCGCCACCCTCGGCGAACGGGTGGAAGACGTGTTCTTCATCACTGATGCCGACAACCAGCCGCTGTCCGACCCGCAGCTGTGCAGCCGCCTGCAGGAGGCCATCGTCCAGCAGTTGCAGGCCGGCCAGGCCAGCGATGCCAGCCCTACCCGCGTGACCTTTTAA
- the dapC gene encoding succinyldiaminopimelate transaminase: MNHALTQLQPYPFEKLRALLGSVKPAADKRAIALSIGEPKHESPAFVAQAMADNLDKLAVYPSTIGLPGLRQAIGQWCERRFGVPAGWLDADRHILPVNGTREALFAFTQAVVNRADDGLVISPNPFYQIYEGAALLAGATPHYLPCLENNGFNPDFDAVPAEVWKRCQILFLCSPGNPTGALVPMDTLKKLIALADEHDFVIAADECYSELYFDEDAPPPGLLTACAELGRSDFKRCVVFHSLSKRSNLPGLRSGFVAGDAEIIKPFLLYRTYHGCAMPVQTQLASIAAWQDEAHVRANRDQYRAKYDAVLDILQPVLDVQRPDGSFYLWAKVPGCDAEFTRDLFEAQHVTVVPGSYLSRDVDGVNPGAGRVRMALVAPLAECIEAAERIRAFLQNR, encoded by the coding sequence ATGAACCATGCCTTGACCCAGCTTCAGCCCTACCCGTTCGAGAAACTCCGTGCCCTGCTGGGCAGCGTGAAGCCTGCGGCAGACAAACGCGCCATCGCCCTGTCAATCGGTGAGCCAAAGCACGAATCTCCGGCATTCGTCGCCCAGGCCATGGCCGACAACCTCGACAAACTGGCGGTATACCCCAGCACCATCGGCCTGCCGGGCCTGCGCCAGGCGATCGGCCAGTGGTGCGAGCGTCGCTTTGGCGTGCCAGCCGGCTGGCTGGATGCCGACCGTCACATCCTGCCGGTCAATGGCACCCGTGAAGCGCTGTTCGCCTTCACCCAGGCGGTGGTCAACCGTGCCGATGACGGCCTGGTGATCAGCCCGAACCCGTTCTACCAGATCTACGAAGGCGCAGCGCTGCTGGCCGGGGCTACCCCGCACTACCTGCCGTGCCTGGAAAACAACGGTTTCAACCCTGACTTCGACGCCGTACCGGCCGAGGTGTGGAAGCGCTGCCAGATCCTGTTCCTGTGCTCACCGGGCAACCCCACCGGCGCGCTGGTGCCGATGGACACCCTGAAGAAGCTGATCGCCCTGGCCGACGAACACGACTTCGTGATCGCCGCCGACGAGTGCTACAGCGAGCTTTACTTCGATGAAGACGCGCCACCACCGGGCCTGCTGACCGCCTGCGCCGAGCTCGGCCGCAGTGATTTCAAGCGCTGCGTGGTGTTCCACAGCCTGTCCAAGCGCTCCAACCTGCCGGGCCTGCGCTCGGGCTTCGTGGCTGGCGATGCCGAGATCATCAAACCGTTCCTGCTGTACCGCACCTACCACGGCTGCGCCATGCCGGTACAAACCCAGCTGGCCAGCATCGCCGCCTGGCAGGATGAGGCGCATGTACGCGCGAACCGCGACCAGTATCGCGCCAAGTACGATGCCGTGCTGGACATCCTGCAGCCGGTGCTGGACGTGCAGCGCCCGGACGGCAGCTTCTACCTCTGGGCCAAGGTGCCGGGCTGTGATGCCGAGTTCACCCGCGACCTGTTCGAAGCCCAGCATGTGACGGTGGTACCGGGGTCGTACCTGTCGCGTGATGTGGATGGCGTGAACCCGGGCGCAGGGCGTGTGCGCATGGCGCTGGTGGCACCGCTGGCCGAATGCATCGAGGCGGCGGAGCGGATTCGCGCCTTCCTGCAGAACCGCTGA
- a CDS encoding Na+/H+ antiporter: MQSAYTVLILLTLVSLSKLVGRMIPLPLPLVQIAAGALLALPTLGLHVALDPELFLFLFLPPLLFADGWRIPKRELWRIRGPVVALAVGLVLFTVVGAGYFIHWLLPSIPLPVAFALAAVLSPTDAVAVSAIAQDRLPTPLMHMLQGEALMNDASGLVTFKFALAAAITGVFSLTDASFSFVLVALGGLAVGVGLSWLVGRLRAWMIARGWDDPATHVVFMLLLPFAAYVLAERLGVSGILSAVAAGMMQSWLDLLPRQTSTRLLNRSVWSLLEFAFNGLIFLLLGLQLPDIIKAVVSHEATVWPTLAYRCLDVVAIFAALILLRFIWVQSIWRSIGVVRRWRGKPALVLMPTARSCWLLTLGGVRGAVTLAGVMSVPLLMGAGKAFPERDLLIFIAAGVILLSLISACIALPILLRGVTKSPDERLHQEVQEAWRRTAEAAIHALEAEEVIDANAPQDAAQATLATELKARLMAEYRDELNSYNDSAEAKALADQMDLLERRLRLRALRAQRLELYNLHRQHLVGDEVVRQVLGELDMSEANLGQVR; the protein is encoded by the coding sequence ATGCAGTCCGCCTACACCGTCCTCATCCTGCTGACGCTGGTCAGCCTGTCGAAGCTGGTCGGCCGCATGATTCCGCTGCCCCTGCCGCTGGTACAGATCGCTGCCGGTGCCTTGCTGGCCCTGCCGACCCTGGGCCTGCACGTGGCCCTGGACCCCGAGTTGTTCCTGTTCCTGTTCTTGCCGCCGCTGCTGTTTGCCGATGGCTGGCGCATCCCCAAGCGTGAGTTGTGGCGCATTCGCGGGCCAGTGGTGGCGCTGGCCGTCGGTCTGGTGCTGTTCACCGTGGTCGGGGCCGGCTACTTCATTCACTGGCTGCTGCCGAGCATCCCCCTGCCGGTAGCGTTCGCCCTGGCGGCGGTACTCTCGCCGACCGATGCCGTGGCGGTTTCGGCCATCGCCCAGGATCGCCTGCCCACCCCGCTGATGCACATGCTGCAGGGAGAGGCCCTGATGAACGATGCATCGGGCCTTGTCACCTTCAAGTTCGCCCTGGCGGCGGCGATCACCGGGGTGTTCTCGCTGACTGATGCAAGCTTCAGTTTCGTCCTGGTGGCGCTTGGCGGCCTCGCGGTGGGTGTGGGCCTCAGCTGGCTGGTGGGCCGCCTGCGCGCCTGGATGATCGCCCGCGGTTGGGACGACCCGGCCACCCACGTGGTGTTCATGTTGCTGCTGCCATTCGCCGCCTACGTGCTGGCCGAGCGCCTGGGCGTGTCGGGCATCCTGTCGGCGGTGGCGGCCGGCATGATGCAAAGCTGGCTTGACCTGCTGCCGCGGCAGACCAGCACCCGCCTGCTCAACCGCAGCGTGTGGTCGCTGCTGGAGTTCGCCTTCAATGGCCTCATCTTCCTGCTATTGGGCCTGCAGTTGCCGGACATCATCAAGGCGGTGGTCAGCCACGAAGCCACCGTGTGGCCGACCCTGGCCTACCGATGCCTGGACGTGGTGGCGATCTTTGCTGCGCTGATCCTGCTGCGGTTCATCTGGGTGCAGAGCATCTGGCGCTCGATCGGCGTGGTGCGCCGCTGGCGCGGCAAACCGGCGCTGGTGCTGATGCCTACGGCGCGCTCCTGCTGGCTGCTGACCCTGGGCGGTGTGCGCGGTGCGGTGACCCTGGCGGGTGTGATGTCGGTGCCGTTGCTGATGGGCGCGGGCAAGGCCTTCCCTGAGCGTGACTTGCTGATCTTCATTGCCGCCGGGGTGATCCTGCTGTCGTTGATCAGCGCCTGCATCGCGCTGCCGATACTGCTGCGCGGGGTGACCAAAAGCCCGGACGAGCGCTTGCACCAGGAAGTGCAGGAAGCCTGGCGCCGCACGGCCGAGGCGGCGATCCATGCCCTGGAAGCAGAAGAAGTGATCGACGCCAATGCCCCGCAGGATGCTGCGCAGGCAACCTTGGCGACCGAGCTGAAGGCGCGGTTGATGGCTGAGTACCGGGATGAGCTGAACAGCTACAACGACAGTGCCGAAGCCAAGGCCCTGGCCGACCAGATGGACTTGCTGGAGCGGCGCTTGCGTTTGCGTGCGCTGAGGGCGCAGCGGCTGGAGCTGTATAACCTGCATCGCCAGCACCTGGTGGGGGATGAGGTGGTCCGGCAGGTGCTTGGGGAGCTGGATATGAGCGAGGCCAACCTGGGGCAGGTCAGGTAG
- a CDS encoding type II toxin-antitoxin system RelE/ParE family toxin, with protein MIQSFSCADTEALFTTGKTRRCSDIKSVAERKLAMLDAATALRDLRSPPGNRLESLSGDRAGQHSIRVNDQWRLCFTWTEHGPINVEIVDYH; from the coding sequence ATAATTCAAAGCTTTAGCTGTGCCGACACGGAAGCGCTCTTCACAACGGGAAAGACACGGCGTTGTTCAGATATCAAGTCAGTCGCGGAGCGCAAACTGGCCATGCTCGATGCCGCAACAGCGTTGCGAGACCTTAGGTCGCCACCTGGCAACCGCCTCGAGTCACTGAGCGGCGACCGCGCCGGCCAACACAGTATCCGTGTAAATGACCAATGGCGGCTGTGCTTCACCTGGACAGAACACGGGCCAATTAACGTTGAAATTGTCGATTACCACTGA
- the graA gene encoding type II toxin-antitoxin system antitoxin GraA has product MLKNGMRPIHPGEILREDFQKEMGFSAAALARALGVATPTVNNILRERGGVSADMALRLSICLDTTPEFWLNLQTAFDLRTAEQQHGDEIIGSVQRLVA; this is encoded by the coding sequence ATGCTCAAGAACGGTATGCGTCCAATCCATCCGGGTGAAATCCTGCGGGAGGACTTCCAGAAGGAGATGGGCTTCAGCGCCGCAGCTCTGGCCAGGGCGTTGGGTGTAGCAACGCCAACCGTCAACAACATCCTGCGCGAACGGGGCGGTGTTTCCGCCGACATGGCACTGCGTCTGTCCATCTGCCTGGACACCACCCCTGAGTTCTGGCTCAACCTGCAGACGGCCTTCGATCTGCGCACCGCCGAACAGCAACACGGCGATGAGATCATCGGATCGGTCCAGCGCCTGGTCGCTTGA
- a CDS encoding ArsC family reductase, which translates to MTYTLYGIKACDTMKKARTWLEDKAIAYEFHDYKTQGIDRDSLNRWCDEHGWEVILNRAGTTFRKLDDASKADLDQAKAVELMLAQPSMIKRPVLDLGARTLVGFKPDLYAAALA; encoded by the coding sequence ATGACCTACACGCTCTACGGCATCAAAGCCTGTGACACCATGAAAAAGGCGCGTACCTGGCTCGAAGACAAAGCCATCGCCTACGAATTCCATGACTACAAAACCCAAGGCATCGACCGCGACAGCCTGAACCGCTGGTGCGACGAACACGGCTGGGAAGTCATCCTCAACCGTGCCGGCACCACCTTCCGCAAGCTGGACGACGCCAGCAAGGCAGATCTCGACCAGGCCAAGGCCGTCGAGCTGATGCTGGCCCAGCCGTCGATGATCAAACGCCCGGTGCTGGACCTTGGCGCGCGCACCCTGGTCGGCTTCAAGCCGGACCTGTACGCCGCTGCCCTGGCCTGA
- the dapD gene encoding 2,3,4,5-tetrahydropyridine-2,6-dicarboxylate N-succinyltransferase yields MSNTLFSLAFGVGSQNRQGAWLEVFYAQPLLNPSAELVAAVAPVLGYEGGNQAIAFSNGQALKLAEALKGVDAAQAALLTRLAESHKPLVATLLAEDAALTSTPEAYLKLHLLSHRLVKPHGLSLAGIFPLLPNVAWTNQGAVDLAELAELQLEARLKGELLEVFSVDKFPKMTDYVVPAGVRIADTARVRLGAYIGEGTTIMHEGFVNFNAGTEGPGMIEGRVSAGVFVGKGSDLGGGCSTMGTLSGGGNIVIKVGEGCLIGANAGIGIPLGDRNTVEAGLYITAGTKVNLLDENNELVKVVKARDLAGQTDLLFRRNSLNGAVECKTHKSAIELNEALHAHN; encoded by the coding sequence ATGTCCAATACCCTGTTCAGCCTGGCCTTCGGTGTCGGCTCCCAGAACCGCCAGGGCGCCTGGCTGGAAGTGTTCTACGCACAACCGCTGCTCAACCCGAGCGCCGAGCTGGTTGCCGCTGTAGCCCCTGTTCTCGGTTACGAAGGTGGCAACCAGGCCATCGCCTTCAGCAACGGCCAGGCCTTGAAACTGGCCGAAGCCCTGAAAGGCGTGGATGCTGCCCAGGCCGCCCTGCTGACCCGCCTGGCCGAAAGCCACAAGCCGCTGGTCGCCACCCTGCTGGCCGAAGACGCTGCCCTGACCTCCACCCCGGAGGCCTACCTCAAGCTGCACCTGCTGTCGCACCGCCTGGTCAAGCCACATGGCCTGAGCCTGGCTGGCATCTTCCCGCTGCTGCCGAACGTAGCCTGGACCAACCAGGGCGCGGTCGACCTGGCCGAACTGGCCGAGCTGCAACTGGAAGCGCGCCTGAAGGGCGAGCTGCTGGAAGTGTTCTCGGTGGACAAGTTCCCGAAGATGACCGACTACGTGGTCCCGGCCGGCGTGCGCATCGCCGATACCGCCCGTGTGCGCCTGGGCGCCTACATCGGCGAAGGCACCACCATCATGCACGAAGGCTTCGTCAACTTTAACGCTGGCACCGAAGGCCCGGGCATGATCGAAGGCCGCGTGTCCGCCGGCGTATTCGTTGGCAAAGGTTCCGACCTGGGCGGCGGTTGCTCGACCATGGGTACCCTGTCCGGTGGCGGCAACATCGTCATCAAGGTGGGTGAAGGCTGCCTGATCGGCGCCAACGCTGGTATCGGCATCCCGCTGGGCGACCGCAACACCGTTGAAGCCGGCCTGTACATCACCGCTGGCACCAAGGTGAACCTGCTGGACGAAAACAACGAGCTGGTCAAAGTGGTCAAGGCCCGCGACCTGGCCGGCCAGACCGACCTGCTGTTCCGCCGCAACTCGCTGAACGGCGCGGTAGAGTGCAAGACCCACAAGTCGGCCATCGAGCTGAACGAGGCCCTGCACGCTCACAACTGA